From Natronorubrum halophilum, a single genomic window includes:
- a CDS encoding dihydrodipicolinate synthase family protein — protein sequence MSVSAEHVRSHLRGVAVGLLTPFDDDLEIEHEKIAENAQELYDEGIRTFLATANISEYHSLSASERVDVAETSVDALPSEACVLAGVGGSTPDAQELIRAYDRIGVDAMMIMPPDHTYLHEKGLLEYYRDLSAVTETPLVPYVRGFDPSVDYLVSLTRVEGVVGIKYALDDPVKLGAAVAAGDDDVVWVDGLAEPFAVSFWAEGAEGFSAGVSNFRPEIGLALFDALSDGDWERASRLRNICLPYQEFRGETGQKNDIQGAISVSAVKKGLELAGLNGGNVREPIRPLAPEEERKAERLYDQLEDDIESLIG from the coding sequence ATGTCAGTGTCTGCCGAGCATGTACGGAGCCATCTCCGTGGCGTTGCTGTCGGTTTGTTGACGCCATTCGATGACGATCTCGAAATTGAACACGAAAAGATCGCCGAAAACGCCCAGGAACTGTACGACGAGGGGATTCGTACGTTTCTGGCGACCGCGAATATCAGCGAGTATCACTCGCTTTCCGCCAGCGAGCGCGTTGACGTAGCCGAGACGAGCGTGGACGCGCTCCCGTCGGAAGCGTGCGTCCTTGCCGGTGTCGGCGGCAGTACCCCGGACGCACAGGAACTGATTCGAGCGTACGATCGCATCGGTGTCGACGCGATGATGATCATGCCGCCGGACCACACGTACCTCCACGAGAAGGGGTTGCTGGAGTACTACCGCGACCTCTCTGCGGTGACGGAAACACCGCTCGTGCCCTACGTTCGCGGGTTCGATCCGTCCGTCGATTACCTCGTCAGCCTCACCCGCGTCGAGGGCGTCGTTGGGATCAAGTACGCGCTGGACGACCCGGTCAAACTTGGGGCGGCCGTCGCCGCCGGCGATGACGACGTCGTCTGGGTCGACGGCCTCGCGGAACCGTTCGCCGTCTCCTTCTGGGCCGAGGGCGCAGAGGGCTTTTCTGCCGGCGTCAGCAACTTCCGACCGGAGATCGGACTCGCACTGTTCGATGCCCTCTCCGATGGCGACTGGGAGCGCGCCAGCCGGCTCCGGAACATCTGTCTTCCCTATCAGGAGTTTCGGGGAGAGACCGGACAGAAAAACGACATTCAGGGCGCGATCAGCGTCTCGGCGGTCAAGAAGGGTCTCGAACTCGCTGGTCTCAACGGCGGTAACGTGCGAGAGCCGATTCGCCCGCTCGCACCCGAGGAAGAACGGAAAGCCGAACGGCTGTACGACCAACTCGAGGACGACATCGAATCGCTCATCGGGTAG